A window of Benincasa hispida cultivar B227 chromosome 9, ASM972705v1, whole genome shotgun sequence genomic DNA:
GACCAACCTATCCTTAAAAGGCTCGATCGTCTTCTGGGTAATGAAGACTTTTCTAGACTTTTCCCCATGGCGAGAGTTCACCACCTGACATGGTTATCTTCGGACCATCGGTCTATATGTATTGATCTCTAAAATAAAAAGGATAAGAGAGAGGAAATGTCAGAAATTTCctgtgtaattttttttattggctTTCCTGTGTTGTCAGGGCTGATAAGAAGGGTCGTGTTGATTAATATATCTTGCCTTTGATGGtgtttttctcaaaaaaaaaaaaattattatctaCTCTATTGATAAACATTGATAGTAGTCTAACActttctattaatgatagacagtgatagtgtTCTATCACTTAGTCTAACATTTCGCCTTCCATTGTCTATTATTGTCATATTAATTAACATCTttataaaaacaagaaaaataccAACACTAGTTAcaattttttcaacaaaattattatATGTTGATAGACATCGATaatagtctatcactgtctatccttgataaatattgataaaacACTATCACTATCTTAGACTTTGATAGAACATTATCACTCTATGTCTCATATAAACagtgatagtagtctatcactatctattccTTATAGACATTGACAAAACACTGTCATTGTCTATCTGGGATAGACTTTGATAGAacactatcactatctatccctgatagacagtgataatgTTCTATCAGTTGGTGTATTGGTTGAACTTCCATTGTATCACACAtttagacagtgatagacttctatcactgcTTGATATACAACAATACCATCacaacaaatataatatcctaGTAATACatctgatagatagtgatagattCTATCACTAAAATCCAATCAGCGTATAGTGAATAAAAGAACATAGAATACAAGTACCAAAtagtagaaaaataaataatatcccAACAATAAGCTTGATAAATAGTGATAGACTAATATCCATTCAGCATATAGTGAACAAAAAAACATAGAGTACAAGTACCAAATACTAGAACAAGTACTAATACTAGAAAAATAGTCAAACAATagtaataatattatataacaaGTATATATCAACAACTACCAGcaataaaattagatttttatttatCTATCAACTATCAGTGTTAGACAATGGTAGTCTatcagatagacagtgatagacaacTATCACTGCCTTGATAGATCACTCTTTATGATATCTTTATATATCATAAGTAGGTATAAACAGAACAtatctataataataataaaaaaaaaatgataaagagTAATAGAAtattatcattatctatcactaatagacaacGATAATGGTCTATCACTGTCTTTAATGATATACATTTGATAGAACATTATTACCATCTATCACAAGTATATGATTAACGTTTATACATTTGGTTTTACTTTCTCATTCTTCTTTtcagtttttgttttctttgcttTGCCTAATGATTCACCTTTGACCATTTTTCTTTTGATGTTGCTTACCATTTGTTCACGAAAATTATGTTTAATAAATATGATTACTGAACAAAAATTAGGTTTATAATTATGACCACTGATTGACTgatgaaaagaaatgaaaagagtGACATTGAAGGGTTGAGTGGTTACCGATGTAGTTGACTTGTTAAATCCTTATAAGATGCAACAGCGGTAGCAGGAGAAAGATGAAGAATGAGTAATGCGgtagtggaagaagaagaagaacaagaacaagaagTAGCGATAAcggaagtagaagaagaagatgcaaccatggtggaagaagaagaaaaagaagaatgataGAGAGAAATTCAAAATTGGAACTATAGAAATGAAGATGAACGGATAGCACATATGTGTTGGAGGGAAAAATCGTAGAGAAAATCATGTGCTTCTCCAATTAATCATGGGTCGAGTTGGGTCATACTGGTGGATGGACATGTTTTTTACATGTGGGATGAGCTTTTTTGGTATTTCGGTGGATTGGAGTTGGATATTACTGAGTTTGTGAAATTAtcttgtaaatagtttgacccatctttttatatttaaaaagtccCCCCACCCCCAACCGTTATACTAAATTAAGTTGGTAATCTATAAAaacatataatttcaatttaaagtgCGATAGAAAGagggttttttctttctttctttctttctttttttttttgttcaacgGTAACTTAAAAGTAGATAAGTTATAGATGGGATCCTTtgcgaaaaaaaaaaaggatgagAGAGAATGATAAAAGatgtaaataattataatttgagACCCATGTAATTATGATTAGGAGTGATAATATGATTGATTAACAACTAAAAGTGATTCTCAAACCAGTGGTAATGACATGTTGAAGAGGTTAAAATCACTTTCGTAATTTCTAAAATCattatgaatcatatttttagtcattcaaattcattttgattatataaaaattgcatttaaacaTGTGAAGTgaaatattgaataattttgagTGAGGATAGAACTCTTATAAGTACCAGTGTACTACTAATTAATTCTTGGGAAAAGTAGCTTTTTAGTCTCCAAATTTTTAGGAACACGTGTCTTTCATCCTaatgtttcaatttggtcattttaatcatttacctttgaagaaaaagtttaaaactacatattttcattaattagatatatatatttttttattatattagatCAAATAACAATAATTGAACTTgtaattaaagagaaaaaaaaaacttttttcctcttctttcctTTTATCCAACCCCCACTCCTCTATGAACACTAATGAAccattctattaaaaaaaatagactcAAACTGTTACTTTGAAAAGTTGATGAAGATGGATGTGGTGGAGAtagttctcattttttttaggaTACACTATGTTTTGCTGAGGCCCTATTAACCTTCATCACATTTCCTTTCTAAAAGAAACCCTCACCATATTTTGTTGATGTCGAAAATGGATCAACTAGTTCATTTGCAGTTTAGAGGAAAACAATCCATGTttcttaaaaaaggaaaaaaaaaaaaaagaaaagaaaagaaaagaaaaataaacatcGTTATGGTGTTAGGTCACCAACACTTCGTACTCATATTAGTCAAAGTTTAGAGACGTGAAAGTAGTAGAGGATAGTTGTGAGTGTTTTCAGATCATCTTTGatcattatctttaatttatGCAATCGTTGAACCAATACATTTCAGGCAGCTACAACACCACTACTTGAAGCGGCAATTGATACTTATCTGCTCGACTTTCCACTAACTCATGTCTATTATGAAAGTGGACCACTACCACTTGCTCTAATACGGAGGTCCAATGACATTACTAGGTACTATTACATGAATCCTCCATTGTATCAATAGGCATTACTAGGACTTTCATGGTAATGCTACATGGTAAGCTCTCTCATGGGTCATCTCAGCTACCTCTAAGCTCCCTATAAGTCATTTGAACTCTCTCATTGGTCTTTTTAGCTACCTCTTTAACTCTCTCATGAGTCATTTGAGCTACCACTAGTACTCCCTTGTTGGTCCTCTAAGTTACCACTAGATTCTCTATGGGTCATCTCATCTACCACCAGGCTCTTTCATGAGTTCATTTGAGTTACCTCTAAACTCTTTATGGGTCCTTTAAGCTACCACTAGACTTCTTAAGGGGGTATTTGGGGGTAAGGAGTTAGTTATTATTGTcataggttataatagtttatgtttagggtataaattattttagtttgagttataatagtatgtgtttgaggtataaactattttagtttgagtaggaatagtaaacactatagcaaaaaataaaaattgatgaatgtaaaatagtaaaaattgtagtaaataagagttttgaaatagtgttgactataactaattgagagttttgaaataatatttagtATGGTAAGAGgtgattattataatattagGATAATCTTTGAACCAAACGCTCCCTAAAAGTCTTCTGAGCTATCTCTAAGCTCCCTCATGAATTCCAACCAATCCACTCTTAATAGTCTCCTAAGGCCATAGGTGACTATTGGATCTTTCATTCTTTGTTTATAGACCTTCCATTTCTCTAAACTCTCGATCTTGTTCTATCTTAGTAAATCTATCTATGACATATTTCATTAAGattattaataaaaagaaaaaaagggaattAAATGGAGTGTAATCAGTAATGCAGGAATGGAGATGGTGAAGTATTCCTATTCCCGCCCTTTGTGACTATCcctaatttgaaacattcacaAGTTCGTTGGTTTACAATGGAGGCGAGGCAACCCGACGAAGTTCACATGAAGACGACGTCGTTCAGTAAGAAAGCTTAAAAAAACGTAATTAAGAATCTTAAAGGGCTAGAAATGTAAATTTAGTAAAAAGTAGCCCCTTTTAGACAAAGTAGCAACATTTTTAAGCAGGATAAAGCTTCCTTCTTTTTCGCCTCTGTCTCTTCGTTCTCCATTGCTCTCCGTAGAACCAAACTTAAACAAAGAAATTACAAACACAGAGATAGAACCATCATCGAGAGCGAACCAACCCCAAACCGAAAGGAAAAAACTTGAATAATCGATCCCTCTTGCATGTAGATGCTATTTGAAACAGCCGTTTTGCTTCTCTTCTTAATCCATTCAGTTTCGCCTTATTACTCCAGCTCAATTCCATGGCGAATAATCATTCCGATACTCCGGCCGATGATTTCCTCGAGCAGATTCTTGGGATTTCCCCTTTTGGTTCGTCGGACCAAGGGTTAGCTGGAACTGACGGCGGATTGGCCGGAGCtactgctgctgctgctgctgctgctgcggcggcggcggcggcggcggctcAGGGTCAGGCTCCGATGATGCTTCAGCTTAGCTCCGGCGACGGTGGTGGCCATATCACTACGATTGGAAGTGGAAGTGTCGGTGGAGCTGGGTTTCATGGCGGACCCCCTTTTCCTCTGGGGTTGAGCTTGGACCAAGGGAAGAGTGGGTTTCTTAAGGCTGAGGAAGCTTCTGGAAGTGGCAAGCGGTATTGTGGTGAGGTTGTTGATGTTCGAGCTTCGTCTGTTAAAAATGTAAGATCCTGATTCTGATATTGTTGCTCAAAACGTTTATCTGTTGTTTCTGGTTTTGTGGGTTCTTAGAGTTTTGGTGGtgtaatttcatttcttttatttatggGGAAACTAGACTGAGAGAAGGGACTGGGGAGCTTATGCAACTCACTGACTTGAGATTCTTTTGGAGTTTCATATCAGAAGATTATAGGCATTGTTTGATATATGGAGATTACTGTGGAAGCAGGAGTGAATTcttatatgatgttttatttctcTTCACGGTTGGTTATTGCTTCAAATAGCTACCTATCTTTGTTATGGTCGTGATTTACTGAACTAGAATTATGCTTTCCCTTGTGTGTGTACATGTATGTTTGTTTCTCGAAATAACATGGACTGTTTTTCTAAGTAATTATGATGAAAACAAGCGTCTGGTGTTTTAATATCTTTGTTCAGGTTTTATTTTCTGCTCTATGATGAATTATGGCTGTGATGTTTCTGGTTTTTGGTGTCTTGCTCAAGAGAAATGGGAAATTACAGACATTATTGTTTGATGTATTGTCATTCTTTTGTTCTTGAGGCAGAGGTTTTCTATATTCTTTTTGTTCTGGATGcaaagtatttatttttaaatatcctTTTTAGGGGATAGGGAGTGGTTGAATTGCATTAAGTGACTCTCTTTGAATCTTTTTGCAGGTTTTTCAAGGCCAACAAATGCATGGTACTATGGGTGCAGCCCCACATCCACCAGCAATGCGCCCTAGGGTACGGGCGAGACGTGGACAGGCGACTGATCCACATAGCATCGCAGAGCGGGTAGGATAGACACCAGTTTTGAGAAACCAGAAACAGTTACACATTGCTAGATTATTATTGTACCAAAATATTATTGCAGCACTTGGTCATATTTTGTTGTtaaagttatttgtttttttttttaggtttctGGAAGTAATTTTCATTACTATTTACATTTTGTTGCAGTTACGAAGAGAAAGGATTGCAGAGAGAATTAGGGCTTTGCAGGAGCTTGTTCCAAGTGTCAATAAGGTGATTGTCCATAATTTTAAGTCATTGGGATTATTGAGATAATTGTTCCGCTTCACTTTCAGGCAATTGCActagttttcaattttggtttATAACTTCTGAAACTTAATCCTTAGTAACAGTGGCATAGATGTCTCTTGTGTTCTTGTTGTTTCTCAAACTCTTGGTTCCATGACTTAGAAAACGTGGTAAAATATGATGATAAGAAATCTAAACGATCCTAACATGTGGTGATTTTCGCTGCAAGGTTAGATTTTAATTGTCAATAACTCAAATTACCTTTACATCTAGTTTACACTGTTGGTTGGTCCAAAGATGTGCCGCATTCAGCCCCTGTATTCCCCTTGCCCATGTGAGTGCAACTGGAAAATCATATCAAACTTCGtatgtatataaactaattATGCTAATTATGAATGCGTTTGACCTTGGCGCATTTTGATGTTAATGTCTACTCTTCCACTTTAAAAGTGGATTTTCATGGATGCTCAAGTAGCCTATTGACCTCATTTTTAGTTTCACTACTGTTTTCTACTGATAATGGCATTCTAGGATTCTTTCTTGGATGCTTAACCTTAGTTTGGTACTGATtcattttttgttgttttggGTAGACGGATAGAGCTGCAATGCTTGATGAAATAGTGGACTACGTAAAGTTCCTACGTCTCCAAGTAAAGGTGAAGTAATATTCCGATTTTTTACCTCACGGTTTATCCATGtaatttccattaaaaaaattgtttttaagatTGCGGAAAAGCCATGGGCTGACTGATATTCATGATAGTTTTATCAATTACCTGATAAGTTAAAACTACTTGTTTAACATATATGAAGATGGTTTGTCCATTCAATCCCTTTATTCTCTTGATCATTATATGTAGTATGTACTGTAGTCTTTGGAGCCAGTTGCTTTTTCAACTCCTAATTGAAGCATATTTCAATCTTTATGTGAATTATAT
This region includes:
- the LOC120086825 gene encoding transcription factor UNE12, with the protein product MANNHSDTPADDFLEQILGISPFGSSDQGLAGTDGGLAGATAAAAAAAAAAAAAAAQGQAPMMLQLSSGDGGGHITTIGSGSVGGAGFHGGPPFPLGLSLDQGKSGFLKAEEASGSGKRYCGEVVDVRASSVKNVFQGQQMHGTMGAAPHPPAMRPRVRARRGQATDPHSIAERLRRERIAERIRALQELVPSVNKTDRAAMLDEIVDYVKFLRLQVKVLSMSRLGGAGAVAPLVTDIPLSSVEEEGSEGGRNQPAWEKWSNDGTERQVAKLMEENVGAAMQFLQSKALCIMPISLASAIYHTQPPDSSSVVKPESNPPP